From one Candidatus Marinarcus aquaticus genomic stretch:
- a CDS encoding CBU_0592 family membrane protein, protein MWINIIGVIGVSIVVLTYLLLQLERINANGFGYSFLNALGSLMILYSLTYNWNLASVIIEFFWIVISLFGLYKWYTNNKKEKRIN, encoded by the coding sequence ATGTGGATTAATATTATAGGAGTAATTGGTGTATCTATTGTGGTACTTACCTATTTACTTTTACAATTAGAGAGAATCAATGCAAACGGTTTTGGGTATTCATTTCTAAATGCCTTGGGCTCATTAATGATTCTTTACTCTTTAACATACAATTGGAATCTGGCTTCAGTCATCATAGAATTCTTTTGGATAGTCATCAGCTTATTTGGTTTATATAAATGGTATACAAACAATAAAAAAGAGAAACGTATAAACTGA
- a CDS encoding YihY/virulence factor BrkB family protein, with protein MKKEKRVEKTPFQKLISALDSFFNDDTTYYAASLSFFTIFSILPIIALAISIVSSLPQFDNYIEIFMQYILELLNPTHSKQFITQIENFISNSNHLGSIGIIYMLFVFTMFFKDFEYIVNKIHKAKRKSIYASFFFYLSFILVFPILFVAYLVMIALFDNAFFNFLLSFCFAWIIFFGLFKLTVNRYIDNKAALISSFLTLVTLSVTKNLFVYYVVYNKTYTTIYGSLATLLFFFFWIYISWIIYLYGVKLCHQLNIKALSHRFKTNTHVD; from the coding sequence ATGAAAAAAGAGAAAAGAGTCGAAAAAACTCCTTTTCAAAAGCTGATATCTGCATTGGATTCGTTTTTTAATGACGACACCACGTATTATGCAGCCAGCTTAAGTTTTTTCACTATTTTCTCTATTCTTCCCATTATTGCTTTAGCTATTTCCATAGTATCAAGCTTACCTCAGTTTGACAACTACATTGAAATCTTTATGCAATATATCTTAGAGTTATTAAACCCTACGCACTCCAAACAATTCATCACACAAATTGAGAATTTCATTTCAAACTCAAATCACTTAGGTTCAATTGGTATTATTTACATGCTGTTTGTATTTACCATGTTTTTTAAAGACTTTGAATACATTGTCAATAAAATTCACAAAGCAAAACGAAAATCGATTTATGCTTCGTTTTTCTTTTATCTATCATTTATATTGGTATTTCCTATTTTATTTGTTGCTTATTTAGTTATGATTGCTTTGTTTGACAATGCATTTTTTAATTTCTTACTCTCTTTTTGTTTTGCGTGGATTATTTTCTTTGGATTATTTAAATTAACGGTCAATCGATACATCGATAATAAAGCAGCTCTTATAAGTTCATTTCTAACACTTGTAACGCTCAGCGTTACTAAAAACCTATTTGTCTACTATGTGGTTTATAATAAAACCTATACAACCATTTATGGCTCACTGGCAACGTTGTTGTTTTTCTTCTTTTGGATATACATCTCTTGGATTATCTATTTATATGGAGTAAAACTGTGTCATCAGCTCAATATCAAAGCCTTAAGTCATCGATTTAAAACAAATACACATGTGGATTAA
- a CDS encoding FAD-binding oxidoreductase, with protein sequence MLDNKHLNHFKSIVGVENVKSDKAHLIAYCYDATRERFEPDAVVFPRDEQDVSNILKYCNEHKIIIVPRGAGSCFTGGALPANGGIILSLERHMNQILEIDMENMLGIVQPGVINMDFQKAAEAVGLFYPPDPASEMYCTLGGNVAENAGGMRAAKYGITKDYVVALRAVLPNGEIITAGKKTIKDVAGYNTAGILIASEGTLAVITQITLKLIPKPKLKKTYMGIFPDVTKAMNAVFKSLAAGANPVAMEFLDALVIDALKQKFPDIDLPQNAGGILVGDVDGSSEAEITSQLETLKQSFKDNGSNGFIVAQSDEEADKLWFARKNASPATMVYGTKKLNEDISVPRSKLPEALEEIYKIADKYGLKAPCFGHSGDGNIHVNVMVKDKNNEQEMADGHKAIEEIFQLVVDMGGTLSGEHGIGLSKAPFMNIAFNQAEMELFKSIKKAFDPNNILNPFKMGL encoded by the coding sequence ATGTTAGACAATAAACACTTAAATCATTTTAAAAGCATTGTTGGAGTTGAGAATGTCAAATCAGACAAAGCACACCTCATTGCATACTGTTATGATGCAACAAGAGAACGATTTGAACCTGATGCCGTGGTTTTTCCAAGAGATGAACAAGATGTATCAAATATTTTAAAATATTGTAACGAACATAAAATCATTATCGTTCCGCGAGGTGCAGGTTCTTGTTTTACAGGTGGTGCGCTTCCTGCGAATGGAGGAATCATTCTTTCACTTGAAAGACACATGAATCAAATCCTTGAAATTGATATGGAAAACATGCTTGGGATTGTACAACCAGGTGTTATCAATATGGATTTTCAAAAAGCAGCTGAAGCTGTAGGACTTTTTTACCCACCAGATCCAGCAAGCGAGATGTACTGTACTTTAGGTGGCAATGTTGCTGAAAATGCAGGTGGTATGAGAGCGGCTAAATATGGTATTACAAAAGATTACGTTGTCGCTTTACGAGCCGTACTTCCAAACGGAGAGATCATCACTGCAGGTAAAAAGACCATTAAAGATGTAGCAGGATATAACACTGCAGGTATTTTGATTGCTTCAGAAGGAACATTGGCGGTTATTACTCAAATTACCTTGAAACTTATTCCTAAACCAAAATTGAAAAAAACATACATGGGTATTTTTCCTGATGTAACCAAAGCGATGAATGCAGTATTTAAATCACTTGCAGCTGGAGCGAACCCAGTGGCGATGGAGTTTTTAGATGCCTTAGTGATTGATGCTCTCAAACAAAAATTCCCAGATATTGACCTGCCACAAAATGCAGGTGGTATTTTAGTGGGAGATGTGGATGGTTCATCTGAAGCTGAAATCACTTCACAACTTGAAACACTCAAACAATCTTTTAAAGATAATGGTTCCAATGGCTTTATCGTAGCTCAAAGTGATGAAGAGGCAGATAAACTCTGGTTTGCACGTAAAAATGCAAGTCCTGCAACCATGGTGTACGGTACTAAAAAACTCAATGAAGATATTTCAGTTCCAAGAAGTAAACTGCCAGAAGCTCTTGAAGAGATTTACAAAATTGCCGATAAATATGGTTTAAAAGCACCATGTTTTGGACACTCTGGAGATGGAAACATCCATGTTAATGTCATGGTTAAAGATAAAAACAATGAACAAGAGATGGCCGATGGACACAAAGCCATCGAAGAGATTTTTCAACTGGTTGTTGATATGGGAGGTACACTTTCAGGTGAACACGGTATTGGATTATCAAAAGCTCCATTTATGAACATCGCTTTTAACCAAGCTGAGATGGAACTCTTTAAAAGCATCAAAAAAGCATTTGACCCCAATAATATTTTAAATCCATTTAAAATGGGACTTTAA